The following proteins are encoded in a genomic region of Spirosoma sp. SC4-14:
- a CDS encoding alpha/beta hydrolase: protein MTTARRIFANNIHLNILEQGSGPLSLVFLHYFGGSALEWQFVMNPLANYYHCVAIDLRGFGNSDAPPSGYSVNDMADDIAATLKTLQIERAVVIGHSMSGKAALALAARQPAELQSLILVSPSPPVPEPIPDQERQKLLQGHGRRSGAEQTLKNITAASVSENVKEQIIADDLRTSKVAWDAWLMAGSKENIAGQLSSINIPVSIIVGTSDRALPPDVQTKLVIPYLKTASLDMIENAGHLLPWEVPEQLADFILKKIWAG from the coding sequence ATGACTACGGCCAGACGCATTTTTGCAAATAACATACACCTAAATATACTTGAACAGGGAAGCGGCCCGTTGTCGCTTGTTTTCCTTCACTATTTTGGCGGCTCTGCTTTAGAATGGCAATTCGTTATGAACCCGTTAGCTAACTACTATCATTGTGTAGCTATTGATCTGCGCGGTTTTGGCAACTCCGATGCGCCACCATCGGGCTATTCGGTAAACGACATGGCCGACGATATTGCAGCTACACTAAAAACACTACAGATAGAGAGGGCTGTAGTTATTGGCCATTCGATGAGTGGAAAAGCGGCTCTGGCACTAGCTGCCCGACAACCAGCAGAGTTACAATCATTAATTCTTGTTTCACCCTCGCCACCTGTGCCAGAACCAATTCCCGATCAGGAACGGCAAAAACTCCTCCAGGGACACGGTCGGCGGTCGGGGGCCGAGCAAACCTTGAAAAACATAACAGCAGCATCTGTTTCTGAAAACGTTAAGGAACAAATTATTGCCGACGACCTGCGCACCTCAAAAGTTGCCTGGGATGCATGGCTGATGGCGGGTAGTAAGGAAAATATAGCCGGTCAACTGTCTTCCATCAACATTCCGGTGTCCATTATTGTAGGCACTTCAGATCGGGCTTTGCCGCCCGACGTACAAACAAAACTGGTTATCCCTTATCTGAAAACAGCCTCTTTAGATATGATAGAAAACGCCGGTCATCTGCTTCCGTGGGAGGTACCAGAGCAGCTAGCCGATTTTATTCTGAAAAAAATTTGGGCAGGTTAG
- a CDS encoding anthranilate synthase component I family protein encodes MSTTLKTPTTYRIVSKHKRMLADIITPVSIYLRIRDRFLNSILLESSDYHGNENSFSYIAFDPVASFSYDGGLLTIKMPDEAEQTHEMTESRDMLDALQRFKDSFQHEKSPFPFISNGLFGYFGYPAVQSFEDITLHAPIPAENQIPAAVFMVYRYVLAINHFKDELYLFEHSYLRNGDAEHTDPEGRIDYISDLITGRNYPTYSFNTAGPEQSNFTDDQFRAVIQKGKDHCQRGDVFQIVLSRRFSTPFIGDEFNVYRALRSLNPSPYLFYFDYGNYKLFGSSPESQIVVKDRKATIYPIAGTFRRTGDDVHDAELAQKLYDDPKESAEHVMLVDLARNDLSRNCDVVKVETFKEVQYYSHVIHLVSKVVGNLTESADPLQIVAETFPAGTLSGAPKHMAMQLIDRYESISRSFYSGSIGYMGFDGEFNHAIMIRTFMSKDNTLYYQAGAGIVAKSVVESELQEVHNKLAALRTAIEQAKTI; translated from the coding sequence ATGAGTACTACTCTCAAAACACCCACTACCTATCGGATCGTCAGCAAGCATAAGCGGATGCTGGCCGATATTATCACGCCGGTTAGTATTTACCTTCGTATCCGCGACCGGTTTCTCAATAGCATCCTGCTCGAAAGCTCCGACTATCATGGCAACGAAAACAGTTTTTCGTACATCGCCTTCGATCCGGTTGCCAGCTTCTCCTACGACGGCGGTCTGCTAACCATTAAAATGCCGGACGAAGCAGAACAAACGCACGAAATGACCGAAAGTCGCGATATGCTCGATGCGCTTCAACGGTTTAAGGATAGTTTTCAGCACGAGAAATCGCCATTCCCATTCATTAGCAACGGCCTGTTTGGCTACTTTGGCTATCCGGCTGTTCAGAGCTTTGAAGATATTACTCTTCATGCACCTATACCGGCCGAAAATCAGATTCCGGCGGCCGTTTTCATGGTATATCGATACGTACTGGCCATTAATCACTTCAAGGATGAGCTGTATCTGTTCGAACATAGCTACCTCCGTAATGGCGACGCCGAACATACTGACCCGGAGGGTCGAATCGATTATATCAGTGATTTAATTACGGGCCGCAACTACCCAACTTATTCATTCAATACAGCCGGGCCAGAACAATCGAATTTCACCGACGATCAATTCAGGGCAGTTATCCAGAAAGGAAAAGACCACTGCCAGCGGGGCGATGTATTCCAGATCGTTTTGTCGCGCCGGTTTTCGACCCCGTTTATTGGCGACGAATTTAATGTATATCGGGCCTTACGGTCGCTGAATCCCTCTCCTTACTTGTTCTACTTCGACTACGGCAACTATAAACTCTTCGGTTCATCGCCCGAATCGCAGATTGTTGTTAAAGATCGAAAAGCCACCATCTATCCCATTGCCGGAACCTTCCGGCGCACAGGCGATGACGTTCACGATGCAGAGCTGGCCCAGAAACTTTACGACGATCCTAAAGAATCGGCCGAACACGTAATGCTGGTCGACCTGGCCCGTAACGACCTGAGTCGCAACTGCGATGTGGTGAAAGTGGAAACCTTTAAAGAGGTTCAATATTATTCACACGTCATTCATCTGGTATCTAAAGTGGTTGGCAACCTGACCGAATCGGCCGATCCGCTACAAATTGTGGCCGAAACGTTCCCGGCCGGAACGCTGTCGGGTGCTCCCAAACATATGGCTATGCAATTGATTGATCGTTATGAAAGCATCAGCCGCAGTTTCTACTCAGGCAGCATTGGGTATATGGGTTTCGACGGCGAGTTTAACCATGCCATCATGATCCGTACGTTCATGAGTAAAGACAATACACTCTACTATCAGGCGGGTGCGGGCATTGTTGCCAAGTCGGTAGTCGAAAGCGAATTGCAGGAAGTACACAACAAACTGGCTGCTCTTCGGACAGCTATCGAACAGGCGAAAACTATTTAA
- a CDS encoding aminodeoxychorismate/anthranilate synthase component II yields the protein MKLLVLDNYDSFTYNLVYILRELGNRPDVIRNNKIALDAVSQYDKIMLSPGPGIPSEAGIMQDLITEYGPTKSILGICLGHQGIGEAYGATLENLGDVLHGVAHRAMVTDRSERLFNNIPDELTVGRYHSWTVVPESIPSELRTTAVDEHGRVMGLAHIRYDVRGLQFHPESVLTENGVKMIQNWLSL from the coding sequence ATGAAACTTTTAGTCTTAGATAATTACGATTCCTTTACCTACAACCTGGTTTATATTCTGCGGGAGTTGGGAAATCGGCCCGATGTAATTCGGAACAACAAGATTGCACTGGATGCTGTCAGCCAATACGACAAAATTATGCTTTCGCCGGGGCCGGGTATCCCATCTGAGGCTGGTATTATGCAGGATCTCATTACTGAATATGGCCCAACCAAAAGCATTCTGGGTATTTGCCTCGGTCATCAGGGAATTGGCGAAGCCTATGGTGCCACACTCGAAAACCTGGGCGATGTGCTCCATGGCGTTGCGCACCGGGCCATGGTTACAGATCGCTCTGAGCGGCTTTTCAACAACATTCCTGATGAGCTGACCGTTGGGCGCTATCACTCGTGGACGGTAGTACCTGAGTCGATACCCAGTGAGTTGCGGACTACGGCCGTAGACGAACATGGACGCGTAATGGGTTTGGCACATATTCGCTACGATGTTCGTGGGTTACAGTTTCACCCCGAATCAGTATTGACCGAAAACGGTGTGAAAATGATTCAGAACTGGCTATCTCTGTAG
- the trpD gene encoding anthranilate phosphoribosyltransferase, which produces MKAILNHLFEYKFLTKDQARQVLLGIGRGEYNAAQIASFLTVYMMRSLRLEELEGFRDAMLELCLPVDLAAYDPMDLCGTGGDGKDTFNISTLSSFVVAGAGQCVAKHGNHGVSSLVGSSTVMERLGYKFTNDVGELQRKMETAGICFLHAPLFHPAMKNVAPIRKDLGVKTFFNVLGPMINPAKPQKQLVGVFNLELARLYAYLYQQTDKRFMILHALDGYDEISLTGAFKVISNETEQILEPEQLGLNTLSPELLAGGHTLDESAQIFMNVLNDEATSAQKQAVLANSAMALLAAGKATMREDAVAMARESLESKRALASFKKLIN; this is translated from the coding sequence ATGAAAGCTATTTTAAACCACTTATTTGAGTACAAATTCCTGACCAAAGACCAGGCTCGACAAGTGCTGCTGGGCATTGGTCGGGGCGAATATAACGCAGCGCAAATTGCGTCGTTTCTAACCGTTTATATGATGCGAAGCCTTCGGCTCGAAGAACTCGAAGGCTTTCGGGATGCGATGCTTGAGCTTTGCCTGCCGGTCGATCTGGCGGCCTATGACCCAATGGATTTATGTGGCACCGGCGGTGACGGTAAAGACACATTTAACATTTCGACACTGTCGTCATTTGTGGTTGCGGGAGCAGGTCAATGCGTTGCCAAGCATGGCAATCATGGCGTATCGTCGCTGGTAGGCTCATCGACCGTGATGGAACGATTGGGCTATAAATTTACCAACGATGTAGGCGAATTACAGCGCAAGATGGAAACCGCCGGCATTTGCTTTCTACATGCTCCGTTGTTTCACCCAGCCATGAAAAACGTAGCCCCCATTCGCAAAGACCTCGGCGTAAAGACATTTTTCAATGTACTTGGCCCCATGATTAACCCCGCAAAGCCTCAAAAACAGCTTGTTGGCGTGTTTAACCTTGAATTAGCCCGATTATATGCGTATCTTTATCAGCAAACTGATAAACGGTTCATGATCCTGCACGCGCTGGACGGTTACGACGAGATTTCGTTAACGGGTGCTTTTAAAGTGATCAGTAATGAAACCGAACAGATTCTGGAACCGGAACAACTAGGGTTGAACACACTATCGCCCGAATTGCTGGCAGGTGGGCATACTCTTGACGAATCGGCTCAGATCTTTATGAACGTACTCAACGATGAAGCCACATCGGCTCAGAAACAAGCTGTTCTGGCCAATTCGGCAATGGCTTTGCTGGCAGCAGGTAAAGCAACAATGCGTGAAGATGCGGTTGCGATGGCCCGCGAATCGCTCGAAAGTAAACGCGCACTAGCCAGTTTTAAGAAGTTGATTAATTAG
- the trpC gene encoding indole-3-glycerol phosphate synthase TrpC, which translates to MTILDEIIAQKRIEVEQRKAATSPLALEQMPDFKRQPLSAREAIQDLRSTGIIAEFKRKSPSKGIINDQADVATTTQGYVQAGAAVLSVLTDEPFFGGTPADLQTARIANPSTPILRKDFIVDQYQLLEAKAWGADLVLLIAACLTPAEVSMLSQQAQDMGLQVLLEVHDEDELDRSLTHSVDLVGVNNRNLKTFTTSIDTSLRLVERIPDTFAKITESGLRDAQTMYSLFRAGFDGFLIGEAFMKTANPAAALQSIVADYTSHMPTFANSFTS; encoded by the coding sequence ATGACAATTCTGGACGAAATTATTGCCCAAAAACGAATAGAAGTAGAGCAGCGAAAAGCAGCTACATCCCCATTAGCGCTGGAACAGATGCCCGATTTCAAACGGCAGCCTTTATCGGCGCGGGAAGCTATTCAGGATTTACGCTCAACAGGAATTATTGCCGAATTCAAGCGTAAATCGCCCTCCAAAGGTATCATTAACGATCAGGCCGACGTAGCGACAACTACCCAGGGCTATGTACAGGCGGGTGCAGCCGTTTTGTCGGTATTAACCGATGAACCATTCTTTGGCGGTACACCAGCCGATTTACAAACCGCCCGGATAGCAAACCCGTCGACACCGATTCTGCGGAAAGACTTTATTGTCGATCAATATCAGTTGCTCGAAGCTAAAGCCTGGGGAGCCGATCTGGTTCTGCTGATTGCAGCCTGCCTGACTCCTGCTGAAGTCTCTATGCTTAGTCAACAGGCGCAGGATATGGGCTTACAAGTGCTTCTCGAAGTTCATGATGAGGATGAACTCGACCGAAGCCTCACTCATTCGGTCGATCTGGTTGGGGTTAATAACCGAAACCTAAAAACCTTTACGACCTCTATTGACACCTCACTTCGGTTAGTTGAACGGATTCCGGATACGTTTGCCAAAATAACGGAAAGCGGCCTGCGCGATGCTCAAACCATGTATTCTTTATTCCGCGCTGGCTTCGATGGGTTTCTCATTGGCGAAGCGTTCATGAAAACAGCCAATCCGGCCGCTGCGCTACAGTCGATAGTGGCTGATTATACTTCACATATGCCCACCTTTGCAAACTCGTTTACGTCATGA
- a CDS encoding phosphoribosylanthranilate isomerase codes for MKIKVCGLRDAENLKEIAALGPDFVGFIFYDQSPRFVGEELNEEVVKALPRSIRKVGVFVNASPDYILRNVKKYDFQYVQLHGNETPEYCRSLRNRGISLIKAFRVDEGFNFSMLNNYKAHCDFFLFDAKGDQPGGNGVTFDWSILSRYDNEKPFFISGGIGLNNLDQLDTLKGMKLYGVDVNSQVEVSPGIKDVAKVKELIDRVRPVEEEETV; via the coding sequence ATGAAAATAAAAGTGTGTGGTCTGAGAGACGCTGAAAACCTGAAAGAGATTGCCGCTCTGGGCCCTGATTTTGTAGGATTTATTTTCTATGATCAGTCACCCCGGTTTGTCGGTGAAGAATTGAACGAAGAAGTAGTTAAGGCATTACCCCGCTCCATTCGAAAAGTAGGTGTGTTTGTGAATGCCAGCCCGGACTACATTCTTCGAAATGTAAAAAAATACGATTTTCAGTATGTTCAGCTACATGGTAACGAAACGCCCGAGTATTGCCGAAGCTTACGCAACCGTGGAATAAGTCTGATCAAAGCGTTCCGCGTCGACGAAGGCTTCAACTTTTCGATGCTGAACAACTACAAAGCCCACTGCGATTTCTTTCTGTTCGATGCCAAAGGCGACCAGCCCGGTGGCAACGGCGTTACCTTCGACTGGAGCATTCTGAGCCGGTACGACAACGAAAAGCCATTTTTTATTAGTGGTGGTATCGGCCTTAACAACCTCGATCAACTCGACACCCTGAAAGGCATGAAACTATACGGCGTCGATGTAAACAGTCAGGTCGAAGTTTCGCCCGGCATCAAAGACGTGGCTAAAGTAAAAGAGCTGATCGACCGCGTTCGTCCGGTTGAAGAAGAGGAAACGGTGTAA